Proteins from one Thaumasiovibrio subtropicus genomic window:
- the ispF gene encoding 2-C-methyl-D-erythritol 2,4-cyclodiphosphate synthase, producing MIRIGHGFDVHKFGGEGPVIIGGVHIPYEFGLVAHSDGDVALHAVSDALLGSIAAGDIGRHFPDTDDKWKGADSRALLRDVYRRVKEAGYVLGNLDVTIMAQAPKMAPHIDAMCQTIAADLETDVTNINVKATTTERLGFTGRKEGIACEAVVLITKAE from the coding sequence ATGATTCGTATTGGCCATGGATTTGATGTACACAAGTTTGGTGGTGAAGGCCCTGTTATCATTGGCGGTGTTCATATTCCTTATGAATTTGGATTGGTCGCGCATTCTGACGGCGATGTAGCGCTGCATGCGGTATCCGATGCATTACTTGGTTCGATAGCGGCTGGGGATATTGGTCGGCACTTCCCGGATACAGATGATAAGTGGAAAGGGGCGGATAGCCGAGCTTTGCTAAGAGATGTCTATCGCCGCGTAAAAGAAGCGGGCTATGTGCTAGGTAACCTCGATGTCACCATTATGGCGCAAGCACCGAAGATGGCGCCACATATTGACGCAATGTGCCAAACTATTGCAGCAGATTTAGAAACTGATGTAACTAATATTAATGTTAAAGCCACGACTACAGAGCGTTTGGGCTTTACCGGTCGCAAAGAAGGCATAGCTTGCGAAGCGGTAGTACTAATCACCAAGGCGGAATAA
- the rpoS gene encoding RNA polymerase sigma factor RpoS, whose amino-acid sequence MTKSNTLPKEEIFEEESLNDNDDVELQMEQDAQLEQAAEDAEEQNFAATQKALDATQLYLSEIGFSPLLTAQEEVLYARRALRGDEAARKRMIESNLRLVVKISRRYSNRGLALLDLVEEGNLGLIRAVEKFDPERGFRFSTYATWWIRQTIERAIMNQTRTIRLPIHVVKELNVYLRTARELAQKLDHEPTAEEIAQKLDKPVDDVNRMLRLNERVGSVDNPIGGDSEKALLDIIPDEKSGGPEGSTQEDDMKHSIVGWLQELNPKQREVLARRFGLLGYEASTLEDVGREIGLTRERVRQIQVEGLRRLRDMLTHQGLNIESLFTAENLQ is encoded by the coding sequence ATGACTAAAAGTAATACGCTACCGAAAGAAGAGATCTTTGAAGAAGAATCCCTCAACGATAACGATGATGTTGAATTGCAAATGGAGCAAGATGCTCAGCTAGAGCAAGCAGCGGAAGATGCAGAAGAGCAAAACTTTGCTGCGACACAAAAAGCCCTTGATGCGACTCAACTTTATCTGAGTGAAATCGGATTCTCACCTCTTTTAACCGCTCAAGAAGAAGTCCTATATGCTCGTCGCGCCCTTCGCGGTGATGAAGCTGCCCGTAAGCGAATGATTGAAAGTAATCTCCGTTTAGTGGTGAAAATATCTCGCCGTTATAGTAATCGCGGTCTTGCTCTATTGGATTTGGTTGAAGAAGGCAATCTCGGCCTAATTCGAGCCGTCGAGAAGTTCGATCCAGAAAGGGGATTCCGTTTCTCAACCTATGCGACTTGGTGGATTCGTCAAACAATTGAACGTGCCATCATGAATCAAACGCGGACAATCCGTTTGCCGATTCATGTCGTCAAAGAGCTGAACGTGTACTTGCGTACTGCACGAGAGCTAGCACAGAAGCTGGACCATGAGCCAACAGCTGAAGAAATCGCACAGAAACTTGATAAGCCTGTCGACGATGTTAACCGTATGCTGCGCCTGAACGAGCGCGTAGGCTCGGTTGATAATCCTATTGGTGGAGACAGCGAGAAAGCGTTATTGGATATCATCCCAGATGAGAAGAGTGGTGGCCCTGAAGGCTCGACTCAAGAAGATGATATGAAGCACTCAATTGTTGGGTGGTTGCAGGAGCTCAACCCTAAGCAGCGCGAAGTATTAGCACGTCGTTTTGGGTTACTTGGCTATGAAGCTTCTACACTTGAAGATGTCGGGCGCGAAATTGGTTTAACACGTGAGCGTGTTCGTCAGATCCAAGTAGAAGGGCTACGTCGTTTGCGCGACATGCTGACGCACCAAGGGCTCAATATCGAGTCACTCTTTACCGCTGAAAACCTTCAGTAG
- the surE gene encoding 5'/3'-nucleotidase SurE: MRILISNDDGVWAEGINVLAEVLSDIGDIYIVAPDRNRSGASNSLTLDTPLRLHTHQEKRVSVQGTPTDCVHLALNALLDFKPDLVIAGINHGANLGDDVLYSGTVAAATEGHFLDVPSMAISLVGKTHFDTAARVAKEVIERMMNSPVPDQRLLNINVPDCEYDALKGWQITRLGARHRAEAMIQDTDPRGHEIYWLGPPGPCQDAGPGTDFYAVEHQYVSITPLQVDLTAHNSMQAVEQWLQK, encoded by the coding sequence ATGCGTATTCTAATTAGTAATGATGATGGTGTTTGGGCCGAAGGTATTAATGTCTTAGCAGAGGTACTGAGTGACATAGGCGATATCTATATTGTCGCTCCAGATCGCAATCGTAGTGGCGCATCCAACTCTTTGACACTGGACACCCCTTTACGGTTACATACACACCAAGAGAAACGAGTGTCTGTACAAGGTACGCCAACAGATTGTGTGCACCTCGCCTTGAATGCATTGCTCGACTTTAAACCCGACCTTGTGATCGCGGGTATTAATCATGGCGCTAACTTAGGCGATGACGTGCTGTACTCAGGTACTGTTGCGGCGGCGACAGAGGGGCACTTTCTTGATGTGCCTTCAATGGCGATTTCTTTGGTTGGTAAAACACACTTTGACACCGCTGCTCGTGTGGCTAAAGAGGTCATTGAGCGTATGATGAACTCCCCCGTCCCTGATCAACGATTGTTAAACATTAATGTACCTGACTGTGAATATGATGCGTTAAAGGGTTGGCAAATTACTCGTTTGGGTGCTCGTCATCGTGCCGAAGCCATGATTCAAGACACTGACCCTCGAGGTCACGAAATTTACTGGCTGGGCCCTCCAGGACCTTGTCAGGATGCAGGGCCAGGCACAGACTTTTACGCGGTTGAGCACCAATATGTCTCAATTACGCCATTACAAGTCGATCTAACCGCCCACAATTCAATGCAAGCTGTCGAACAGTGGTTACAGAAATAA
- a CDS encoding protein-L-isoaspartate(D-aspartate) O-methyltransferase: MSSLGVANAKILEAMATLPREHFIDEAMAHKAYENNALPIGCGQTISQPYIVAKMTELLALDYKSRVLEIGTGSGFQTAVLAQLVEHVYSVERIKALQWQAKRRFKQLDLHNISTKHADGWQGWHNKGPFDAIIVTAAAIGTPQALLEQLADGGRLVIPVGDDQQVLKRIIRQGDNFISEDIEAVNFVPLVAGETV, from the coding sequence TTGAGCTCACTAGGTGTCGCGAATGCAAAGATACTCGAAGCGATGGCGACGCTGCCGCGAGAGCACTTTATCGATGAAGCGATGGCTCACAAGGCATATGAAAATAACGCCTTACCGATAGGCTGTGGACAAACCATATCTCAACCATATATTGTGGCGAAAATGACAGAGTTGCTGGCGTTAGATTACAAGAGCCGTGTACTTGAAATTGGTACTGGTTCTGGCTTTCAAACGGCGGTATTGGCTCAGTTAGTGGAGCATGTCTATTCCGTTGAACGCATTAAAGCGTTACAGTGGCAAGCAAAGCGCCGATTTAAGCAACTAGATCTGCATAATATCTCGACAAAACATGCAGATGGATGGCAAGGTTGGCATAATAAAGGCCCGTTTGACGCGATTATCGTCACAGCTGCTGCTATAGGTACGCCGCAAGCGCTGTTAGAGCAACTTGCGGATGGCGGTAGATTGGTCATTCCCGTAGGTGACGATCAGCAAGTGCTGAAACGGATTATTCGTCAGGGCGATAATTTTATCAGTGAGGATATCGAAGCAGTTAACTTTGTGCCGCTGGTGGCCGGAGAAACTGTTTGA
- the ispD gene encoding 2-C-methyl-D-erythritol 4-phosphate cytidylyltransferase: MTLKSPQIVAVVPAAGVGKRMAADRPKQYLELNDKTIIEHTISLLLSHSAISKVVVATSADDPYFPLLTIASDKRVMRVDGGAERVDSVVAGLEGITDEWVMVHDAARPCVTLSDIDALIEVAIQSDAGAILAMPVRDTMKRVGESSGITHTVCREALWHALTPQMFRTEQLKTALAEAIAGGATITDEASALEFCGLTPRVVSGRSDNIKVTRPEDLALANFYLTQREKESS; encoded by the coding sequence TTGACGTTGAAATCCCCGCAAATAGTTGCTGTGGTTCCCGCTGCTGGAGTGGGAAAACGCATGGCAGCTGACCGTCCTAAGCAATACCTAGAGCTAAATGATAAGACAATTATCGAACACACCATTTCTTTGCTGCTATCTCACTCGGCTATTTCAAAAGTCGTCGTGGCGACGAGCGCGGATGACCCCTACTTTCCTTTACTAACGATTGCGTCAGATAAACGAGTGATGCGCGTTGATGGTGGCGCTGAGCGTGTTGACTCTGTAGTCGCCGGATTAGAAGGTATCACGGATGAGTGGGTGATGGTGCATGATGCGGCGAGACCTTGTGTCACGTTATCGGACATTGATGCCTTGATAGAGGTTGCGATTCAATCAGATGCTGGAGCCATTCTCGCGATGCCAGTGCGCGATACAATGAAGCGAGTGGGTGAGTCTAGCGGTATAACGCACACAGTTTGTCGTGAGGCATTATGGCATGCGCTTACGCCCCAGATGTTTAGAACAGAACAATTAAAAACAGCATTGGCTGAAGCGATAGCAGGCGGTGCAACAATCACTGATGAAGCATCAGCTTTGGAGTTTTGTGGGCTGACACCGCGGGTTGTCTCTGGGAGGAGCGACAATATTAAAGTGACACGCCCAGAAGACCTCGCGCTAGCAAACTTTTATTTAACTCAACGAGAAAAGGAGTCGTCATGA
- the ftsB gene encoding cell division protein FtsB, producing MRLLTLSLLIVLAGLQWTLWYGKNGLFDYFEIRDYVIAQQETNHELSLRNEQMYAEIADLNRGVDAIEERARNELGMIKKGETFFRIIDTDQ from the coding sequence ATGCGATTACTAACCCTCTCGCTACTTATTGTTCTTGCTGGTTTACAGTGGACGCTCTGGTACGGCAAAAATGGTCTGTTTGACTATTTTGAGATCCGTGATTACGTCATTGCGCAGCAAGAGACAAATCATGAGCTGTCACTGCGTAATGAGCAAATGTATGCAGAAATTGCCGACCTGAATCGCGGTGTTGATGCAATTGAAGAGCGTGCCCGAAATGAGTTGGGCATGATCAAAAAGGGTGAAACCTTTTTCCGTATTATCGACACTGATCAATAA
- a CDS encoding peptidoglycan DD-metalloendopeptidase family protein — protein MAGCAYYPQISEKPTSKDYDVLERGSYRGSFYEVEKGDTLYFIAYITDKSVDELIAYNGLEAPYIIHPGQKLKLWRPKYVAPAYGQSAEAAPVVAVAATIPSTTPSTSAVSSNPAANSATTEQTKVIPSAHKTDPKTVDPVKPSEYSQQESKQTVTKNTPPATVKPTETQTASTPSQAKPTEASDKVTSWLWPTKGRVISKFSSATNGNKGIDIAGQRGQPINATAAGTVVYAGNALRGYGNLIIVKHNDDFLSAYAHNDQLFVKENQTVKAGQKIATMGSSGAQSVKLHFEIRFKGKSVDPMKYLN, from the coding sequence ATGGCTGGCTGTGCATATTACCCTCAGATATCGGAAAAACCGACTTCAAAAGATTACGATGTGCTGGAAAGAGGCAGCTATCGTGGTAGTTTCTATGAAGTTGAAAAAGGCGATACGCTCTACTTTATTGCTTATATTACTGATAAAAGTGTCGATGAACTAATCGCATACAATGGTTTAGAAGCGCCCTATATCATTCATCCAGGGCAAAAGCTTAAACTTTGGCGCCCGAAATACGTTGCGCCAGCCTATGGCCAATCGGCCGAAGCCGCACCAGTGGTGGCTGTCGCGGCAACGATTCCCTCAACAACCCCTTCAACAAGTGCGGTGTCTTCCAATCCTGCTGCAAATAGTGCAACAACTGAACAGACAAAAGTTATACCTAGCGCACATAAAACCGACCCTAAAACAGTTGATCCTGTGAAACCGTCAGAGTACTCTCAACAGGAAAGTAAACAAACTGTTACAAAAAACACTCCTCCGGCAACCGTGAAACCGACGGAAACACAGACGGCAAGTACACCGAGTCAAGCTAAGCCAACTGAGGCATCTGATAAAGTAACGAGCTGGTTGTGGCCAACGAAAGGAAGAGTAATAAGCAAATTTTCCAGTGCAACCAATGGCAATAAAGGCATAGATATTGCTGGACAGAGAGGTCAGCCTATCAATGCAACAGCCGCCGGTACGGTGGTTTACGCTGGAAATGCGCTACGCGGTTATGGAAATCTCATTATAGTGAAACACAATGATGATTTTCTAAGCGCATACGCCCACAACGATCAGCTTTTCGTCAAAGAAAACCAGACGGTTAAAGCAGGTCAAAAAATTGCAACTATGGGCAGTTCGGGGGCTCAAAGTGTGAAGCTGCATTTTGAGATCCGTTTTAAAGGTAAGTCGGTTGATCCGATGAAATACCTCAACTAG
- the eno gene encoding phosphopyruvate hydratase yields MSKIVKVLGREIIDSRGNPTVEAEVHLEGGFVGMAAAPSGASTGSREALELRDGDKARFLGKGVLKAVEAVNGEIATALTGKDAKDQAAIDAVMIDLDGTDNKSKFGANAILAVSLANAKAAAAAKGMPLYEHIAELNGTAGQFSMPLPMMNIINGGEHADNNVDIQEFMIQPVGAKTLKEGLRIGAEVFHNLAKVLKSKGYSTAVGDEGGFAPNLKSNAEALEVIAEAVAAAGYELGKDVTLAMDCAASEFFDKEAGIYNMKGEGKTFSSEEFNHYLAELAGKFPIVSIEDGLDESDWDGFKHQTELLGDKLQLVGDDLFVTNTKILAEGIEKGVANSILIKFNQIGSLTETLAAIKMAKDAGYTAVISHRSGETEDATIADLAVGTAAGQIKTGSMSRSDRVAKYNQLIRIEEALGEKAPYNGLKEVKGQA; encoded by the coding sequence ATGTCTAAGATCGTTAAAGTTCTGGGTCGTGAAATCATCGACTCACGTGGTAACCCAACTGTTGAAGCGGAAGTTCACCTAGAAGGTGGTTTCGTAGGTATGGCAGCTGCGCCATCTGGTGCATCTACTGGTTCTCGTGAGGCTCTAGAACTACGTGACGGCGACAAAGCACGCTTCCTAGGTAAAGGCGTTCTTAAAGCGGTTGAAGCTGTAAACGGCGAAATTGCTACCGCTCTAACGGGTAAAGACGCGAAAGATCAAGCTGCAATCGACGCAGTAATGATCGATCTAGACGGTACTGACAACAAATCTAAGTTCGGTGCTAACGCAATCCTAGCAGTTTCTCTAGCAAACGCGAAAGCCGCGGCTGCAGCGAAAGGCATGCCTCTATACGAGCACATCGCTGAGCTAAACGGTACTGCTGGTCAGTTCTCTATGCCTCTACCAATGATGAACATCATCAACGGTGGTGAGCACGCAGACAACAACGTTGACATTCAAGAGTTCATGATCCAACCAGTTGGCGCTAAGACTCTTAAAGAAGGTCTACGTATCGGTGCAGAAGTATTCCACAACCTAGCTAAAGTACTTAAGTCTAAAGGCTACAGCACTGCAGTTGGTGACGAAGGTGGTTTCGCGCCTAACCTTAAGTCTAACGCTGAAGCGCTAGAAGTAATCGCAGAAGCTGTTGCAGCTGCTGGTTACGAGCTAGGTAAAGACGTTACTCTAGCGATGGACTGTGCTGCATCTGAGTTCTTCGACAAAGAAGCTGGCATCTACAACATGAAAGGCGAAGGTAAGACTTTCTCTTCTGAAGAGTTCAACCACTACCTAGCTGAGCTAGCTGGCAAGTTCCCAATCGTTTCTATCGAAGACGGTCTAGACGAGTCTGATTGGGATGGCTTCAAGCACCAAACTGAACTACTAGGTGACAAGCTTCAACTAGTAGGTGACGACCTATTCGTTACTAACACTAAGATCCTAGCTGAAGGTATCGAGAAAGGCGTAGCTAACTCTATCCTTATCAAGTTCAACCAAATCGGTTCTCTAACTGAGACTCTAGCTGCAATCAAGATGGCTAAAGACGCAGGTTACACTGCAGTTATCTCTCACCGTTCTGGTGAAACTGAAGATGCAACTATCGCTGATCTAGCGGTAGGTACAGCTGCAGGTCAAATCAAGACGGGTTCTATGAGCCGTTCTGACCGTGTTGCTAAGTACAACCAGCTAATCCGTATCGAGGAAGCGCTAGGTGAGAAAGCACCTTACAACGGTCTTAAAGAAGTAAAAGGCCAAGCTTAA
- the truD gene encoding tRNA pseudouridine(13) synthase TruD, producing the protein MSELMNSLAYGYGQPLTTGRLKVEPEHFVVKEVLGFEFAGQGEHFMVQIRKRGENTKYVVNELAKACGVKSRDVSWAGLKDRHAVTEQWLSVHLPGKEDPCLEEFVATHPGVEVLATARHDKKLRPGDLSANQFEIVVTELNAETELEQKLQQIAMHGVPNYFGEQRFGREGNNLVSARAWGNDEFRVRDKSKRSFYLSAARSWIFNLLLSHRLTQSTASSVSVGDILAYQDGREVLVESLSSQADVDAGLAGITGPLTGDNAFPTAGDVAVLENQIAEQEPLLLKVIRDNRMRHDRRPLMLKPEAMRWERDGDRLTIAFTLAAGSFATAVMRELIVQGDIDG; encoded by the coding sequence ATGAGTGAACTGATGAACAGCTTGGCATACGGCTACGGCCAACCTCTCACAACAGGACGATTAAAAGTTGAACCAGAACACTTTGTTGTGAAAGAGGTGCTAGGCTTTGAGTTTGCAGGCCAAGGTGAACACTTTATGGTGCAGATCCGCAAGCGAGGCGAAAACACAAAGTATGTTGTCAATGAGTTGGCAAAGGCATGTGGCGTGAAGTCTCGCGATGTGAGTTGGGCTGGATTGAAGGACAGACATGCAGTGACTGAGCAATGGCTCAGTGTTCACTTACCGGGTAAAGAAGATCCTTGTCTCGAAGAGTTTGTCGCCACACATCCGGGTGTTGAAGTTCTGGCTACAGCTCGGCACGATAAAAAACTGCGTCCGGGCGATCTCTCCGCGAATCAATTTGAAATCGTAGTGACTGAGCTTAATGCTGAAACTGAGTTAGAGCAAAAGTTGCAGCAGATTGCGATGCATGGCGTACCAAATTACTTTGGTGAACAACGCTTTGGCCGTGAGGGAAACAACTTAGTTTCAGCAAGAGCCTGGGGCAATGATGAGTTTCGTGTTCGGGATAAGAGCAAGCGCAGCTTCTACCTGTCGGCTGCGCGTAGTTGGATTTTCAATTTACTGCTGTCTCATCGTCTGACTCAGTCGACAGCCTCAAGCGTGTCGGTAGGCGATATCCTCGCTTATCAGGATGGCCGAGAGGTGTTGGTTGAATCTTTATCAAGTCAAGCAGACGTTGACGCGGGTCTGGCTGGGATTACAGGCCCTCTAACGGGTGATAATGCGTTTCCTACAGCGGGTGATGTCGCGGTGTTGGAAAACCAAATAGCAGAGCAGGAGCCTTTGTTATTGAAAGTTATTCGTGACAATCGTATGCGTCATGATCGCCGCCCGTTAATGTTGAAACCAGAAGCTATGCGCTGGGAGCGCGATGGTGATCGATTGACGATCGCATTTACATTAGCTGCGGGAAGTTTCGCGACGGCAGTCATGCGCGAACTTATCGTCCAAGGTGATATCGACGGTTAA
- a CDS encoding CTP synthase, which produces MTTNYIFVTGGVVSSLGKGIAAASLAAILEARGLNVTMMKLDPYINVDPGTMSPTQHGEVFVTEDGAETDLDLGHYERFIRTKMTKRNNFTAGRIYADVLRKERRGDYLGATIQVIPHITNEIKDRVKAGAEGHDVAIVEVGGTVGDIESLPFMEAIRQLAVELGRERAMFMHLTLVPYLAAAGEVKTKPTQHSVKELLSIGIQPDVLVCRSDRVIPANERAKIALFCNVSEKAVISMKDVDSIYKIPQLIKSQGLDDLVCNRFGITAPEADLSEWEQVIYEEANPTGEITIGMVGKYIELPDAYKSVNEALKHAGLKNRVTVNIKYVDSQDVESKGDEALQGLDAILVPGGFGGRGVEGKILTAKYARENKIPYLGICLGMQVALIEFARNVAGMTDAHSTEFNKDSQHPVVGLITEWVDGEGKVEERTEQSDLGGTMRLGSQLCHLEEGSKAREMYGNPTIHERHRHRFEVNNTLLPELKKAGLRISGLSADKRLVEIIEVPNHPWFVAAQFHPEFTSTPRDGHPLFEGFVAAAAVNQRGELEK; this is translated from the coding sequence ATGACAACAAACTACATTTTTGTTACTGGCGGGGTAGTATCCTCTCTAGGTAAAGGTATTGCTGCTGCATCTCTAGCTGCTATTCTTGAAGCGCGTGGCTTAAACGTCACAATGATGAAGCTCGATCCATACATCAACGTTGACCCAGGCACAATGAGCCCAACTCAACACGGTGAAGTATTTGTTACGGAAGACGGTGCAGAGACCGACCTAGACTTGGGTCACTATGAGCGCTTCATTCGTACTAAGATGACGAAGCGCAACAACTTCACTGCGGGTCGTATCTACGCCGACGTATTGCGTAAAGAGCGTCGTGGCGACTACCTTGGTGCAACAATCCAGGTTATCCCTCACATCACCAACGAAATCAAAGACCGGGTTAAAGCGGGCGCAGAAGGTCACGATGTGGCTATCGTTGAAGTGGGTGGTACGGTTGGTGATATCGAATCACTCCCGTTCATGGAAGCAATCCGTCAGTTAGCGGTTGAACTTGGCCGTGAACGTGCAATGTTCATGCACCTCACGCTTGTCCCTTACCTCGCCGCTGCCGGTGAAGTAAAAACCAAACCTACTCAGCACTCTGTAAAAGAGTTGCTTTCAATTGGTATTCAGCCAGATGTGTTAGTGTGTCGTAGTGATCGTGTTATCCCTGCGAATGAGCGTGCGAAGATTGCACTGTTCTGTAACGTATCTGAGAAAGCTGTTATCTCAATGAAAGATGTAGATTCTATCTACAAAATCCCACAGCTAATCAAATCTCAAGGTCTTGATGATCTCGTGTGTAATCGCTTTGGCATTACAGCGCCAGAGGCAGATTTAAGTGAGTGGGAACAAGTTATCTACGAAGAAGCTAACCCTACTGGTGAAATCACCATTGGTATGGTTGGTAAGTATATTGAACTACCTGATGCTTACAAATCAGTGAATGAAGCACTGAAACACGCGGGTTTGAAGAACCGTGTCACAGTAAACATCAAGTATGTTGACTCTCAAGATGTTGAGAGCAAAGGTGATGAAGCGCTGCAAGGCTTAGATGCGATTCTAGTACCAGGCGGCTTTGGCGGTCGTGGTGTTGAAGGTAAGATTCTGACGGCAAAATATGCACGTGAGAATAAGATCCCTTACCTAGGTATCTGTCTTGGTATGCAAGTGGCATTGATCGAGTTCGCACGTAATGTGGCGGGCATGACAGATGCGCACTCTACTGAGTTCAACAAAGACTCTCAGCACCCAGTTGTTGGCCTGATCACTGAGTGGGTTGACGGCGAAGGTAAAGTTGAAGAGCGTACTGAGCAGTCAGATCTAGGCGGTACCATGCGCCTTGGTTCTCAGCTTTGTCACCTAGAAGAAGGCTCAAAAGCGCGTGAAATGTACGGTAATCCAACGATTCATGAGCGCCATCGCCATCGTTTTGAAGTGAATAACACCCTGTTGCCAGAACTGAAGAAAGCGGGTCTTCGCATTTCAGGTCTGTCGGCAGATAAGAGGCTGGTTGAGATCATCGAAGTACCAAACCACCCTTGGTTTGTTGCTGCGCAGTTCCACCCAGAGTTCACCTCAACACCTCGTGACGGCCACCCGCTGTTCGAAGGTTTTGTGGCTGCTGCAGCTGTTAATCAGCGTGGCGAGTTAGAGAAGTAA